The Geotoga petraea genomic sequence TAAAGAGAGTATAAGAAATTTTGTGTAAAATAAAAAAACACCGAATTTGGTAGTAAAATAAAACCAAAGGAGGTGTTTTTTAAAATGAAAGAAGAAACAAGGAAAAGAAGAGAAAAAAGAGCATTTTTCAAAGAATTGATCAAAAAAGAAGGATTAAAAACAATACCAGATGTAACCAGATTTCTAAAAGAGATATCAGGAACGATATTAGAAGAAATGTTAGAAGCTGAATTAGATGAAGAACTAGGATACGAAAAATACGATAGAACAGAAGAAAAAGATAACTACCGAAATGGATATACAAGTAAAAAAGTGAAAGGAACTCTCGG encodes the following:
- a CDS encoding transposase, whose protein sequence is MKEETRKRREKRAFFKELIKKEGLKTIPDVTRFLKEISGTILEEMLEAELDEELGYEKYDRTEEKDNYRNGYTSKKVKGTLG